AGTGGAAATCTGTTTTCTTTACTTCTGCGCAGTTAAAAGATGTTGGTTACAGCCTAGCTATCATCGTTACTGAACATGCTGTCATCTTCATATCAGCAACTACTGGAGCTTTAACCAGCTTTCAGAAAGCAATTAGACTTATAAATCCTAGAATGGAACCTGAGGAATTGTTCAAGCTATAGTGGCAAGGCTCTGCAATCCCAAGGCATGGTTTTTATCATTTCTTGCATGGCCAACCACATTTACATCTTTTTGAACATTTTCTAAAAAATTTGAAGGATGATGCATCAAAATAGATGCGTTTGCTTTGCTACAGGAAAAGAAGAGCCAATTATATATGATCAGAGATAAATTCACTTCAATTACATTTCTTCATTGTTACACGTACATATCAAGATTGTCCTGCTGTTTATAAAACTTTTGAGTTCCTAATCACAACCAAAGATTGCAAAGAGCAAAAGAAGGCAAGAGTTTATCATATGGGATTCAGAATATGGACATTGGTATAAACTAGTTCCTTACTTCATTTACTATATACACTCCCTTACAAATTTACCTACAGATTCTGTGCCTTCAATTTATCTCTATGAAGAACAAAATGGAAGTAAAATCAGAAGCAATTATGCCACTCGTTTCCGTCTAATAGAATGTTGATCATGCCCTCATCAGTCATCACCCACCTAGAAAATTAAGCAGCAGAAACGGAAAAAATCTTACCACTAACATTAGGTGTAGTGGAACAACTACTAGCCCATTTAGCAGTTACCGTATCTGGTGAAGGCAGCGATCGGATATTTTTCAATAGCGAAGCATCGTCGCAATCTGGTGGTGAAGATGGTGGCAGCATACCACTCAATGGCTTGTTATCATCATGAATCTCCTCTGGATTCTCCATGAattctgcactttcaattctctttaattcctccaACACTTCATCCATGGTGGGTCTCATTTCCTTGTCCTGTTGCAAGCATCGAAATGCCAACTCTGCCACTGTAATTGTCATTGTTTTAACTTCTTCATCAGAATTATACCCAAAAGATGGATCAATCAACTCATCAAATTCACATTTTTGAATCCTGTTTACCGCCAAGTTAGCTAGATTAATCTCATGTCGATGCCTATTAATATCAACAGCAGGCATTGATGATATCAGCTCAATCAACACAACTCCAAAACTATAGACATCACTCTTATCAGTAAGCTGGTAGCATTGGTGATACTCTGGATCAACATAACCTGGCGTCCCTTGCGGTGCAGTTGAGACATGGGTGACATCATTAGGGAACAATCTTGAGAGACCAAAATCAGCAACTTTCACGCAGAAATTGTTGTCAAGGAGAATGTTGGTGGTTTTGACGTCACGATGTATGATATCCGAAGCGTGTAGGTAAACCAAAGCGCTAGCTGTTTCTATTGCAATGCTCATTCGAATAGGCCATGTCAGTGGACTGGACTTTGCCCGATCACCATGGAGATGATCAGCCACCGTACCATTGGGAACGTATTCATATACAAGGAGGAGATCGTGGCTGCGGCGAGAAGTGCATCCATAAAGAGTGACAAGATTTTTGTGGCGTAGGCGTGTAAGGATTTCAATTTCATTCATGAACTGTGCAACCCTTCTGTAATTATGCTCATACAAGCGCTTGACTGCAACCTCTCGTCCATCTCGGAGCTTACCTGGTTTTAACAGATCATGGTAAGCCCATTCAACTAAGCGATGGAGTATATACTGTAAATTTGTTTTTCTATATTGCAATCTAGTTTAGGTGATCTATCATTAGAAGatgctaattaattttttttttatctccttACCGTAATACACAGTTCCAAAACCTCCATCTCCAAGCTCTTTTCTGCTGTCAAAATTACTAGTGGCTTCTTCAAGTTCAGTGTACGAGAAGAGTGGGACACCAAAGTAGGCGCCGCCCAATTCTAGATCTGATTTTGAGGAGGGAACAGAATAGGAATTTTTTGACAGGAAGTTAGAGGGAGCAGGTTTTCTTTTACGGTAACTGAGGAAAAAATAAAGAGACAAAATTACTAGTAATCCGATGCCTGCACCTGAAAAGGCAGATTACataaaattgttaaaaatttcTGGTGCATGTTAAAAAACACTATAAAGCAGAGTTATTCTAGCTGTTGACTTACCTGCTCCCAATCCAAACTTCAATCTGAATTTGTTATTTCCTGCAAATAGAATTTGAAAAGAAGTATGATGTCAACATCAAATGGTAAAGATGAATTCATGCAGAACACAGTGATATCAACAATAACTGTAAAAACCTGCAAATTGGTTTTTAATCTAAGTTCACTGCAGCAGATTGAGTTTTATCAATGACCCACTTAAGAAACCAATGGAAATCAAAGGTTCTTTCTAGTGAGGTAGTTTATCAAGTGCGCAGTTATTGGAACGTAGCATACGGAGGAATATGTATGATTGATTCAAGTAAACATTTAAGTTATTTCATTTTTAATTCCGATGCCTATACCTTCTTCTGCATTAGCACAATAAAACTTTTGCTTGCTGTTCACCTGACAGTCTCCTCCTCTATAATAACACCTCCTGCAAGCCCAATGTACATGCACTTCAAGTGAGAAGTTGGCAGTTAACTGAGTAAATATGTCATCCTGACCATTTTGAGTCCGGGGAAGCTGAATAAGTGAACACTGAGGTGGAAGACTTGGCAAAATTTCTCGTTCAGTATAATATATACTTGAGTTATTGCAGCCTGAATACTCCAACAGGGAAGGATGATCACTAAGCTTGTTGTTGCATTCGAATAAGGTTAGGTTTTGACTAATTTGAAAAGATAGATAAGGAAGGTTAGGAAGATTTAGATATTTGAAGGCTCTACAATTACGAGAATTCAAAAGCTCTGAGAACATTTTATCATCAATAGAAATGGCTTCTGCCTGAGAGATACTGCTAATTTCATACCATCTTCCTCCTCTCTCCAATTTTATCTTCTGAACACCATTGTCACAACCCTCTACCGTTAACAAACCACAGTGTGGAGGACGTTTGGAATTAGTGAAGGGGAACTTAATCTCACCAAGCTTCCCACAAGGAAAAGGTGGACAATTTGGATGGTGCTTCATTTCTTGATCAGCAGAGTGAAGTCCAAGATGACACAGAAAAACGAATACTAAGAGATAGACACGTGCCATGCCAAAATTTCCGATAGAAACTCAGAAACAATAATAGCAAACACTAGGAGAGATTTACTTGTTAGTAAAACCAAGGGGTATATGTCCCTTAGTAATACACCTTCACTATATATCTAGTTCTTCTATTTGTTAAACACGCCAAATGACTTGGAAATTTTGATGCAAAAGACTGGAATAAGTAGACAGGAAAAAACATGCGGCACCGAAGAAAAATTCAGATGCGGCCCGGTCACTGGGACAGCATTTATATCTTAGTCATAGTCATTCCCTAGAATTCAAAAACTGGAAAAAGAAAATATCCAAAGCTGATGGTAGGCCTTCGTGGGTTTAGGTGAAGTACTAGAAGGGATTAAGGGTAGATGTGTTTACTCTATGCGGCCATAACCATATAACCGTGAAATTTTCTGACTCTAACAGTACGGATTATTGTCCGCAAGATATAATCTTCCTACAACCATTTAGttgtgaaatttttcaatccaaatgTTGCAGATGACTGTGGGTAAAATACATGCGTTAAACTTAGAGTTACTTTCCTTAAGATGGCTTACGCCAATTTGACCCGCTTacctcattttatatatatatatatatatatatatatatatatatatatatatatatatattttgcatGTAGAGGCCAATACAGTTTTATCTGGTCTCTTCTTTTTTATTTGACTATgagtctagtttttttttttcactagcCACTTGGCTATGGGTCTAGTTATTTTTACTAGCCCTTTCATGTATTAAGTTTAAAGTTATTTTCaccaaaaaaaaaaggtttaCACCAATTTAGCTTTCCTTATTATatattctttttttaattttttttattatgttgGATTGGAACTCCAACAATAATAAAGGTCATGGATTGATATTACTCAATTTCGTGGTTTCGTTCTGATTTCCTTCTCAGATTTCTTCAATACATTTCCTTCTTTGGGTACCTTTGTATGGGATCTAATATCTACTCAGAGCAGAgcatgaaagaaaaatcagttccAGAGATGGAAGGTAATGCTCTCTATAGCCTCAACTATAATACCACTTGGTACTTAATTGTGCCAACTGCCACCCCTTTGAAACTCTTAGTTAAAGGACAATAAGCAGCAGAATCCTTTATGTTTCAAAATTTCAACAGATATCTAATAAGCCTATTGGATTAATCATCTCAGAGTTCCGCAACGACAGACTAATTGACATCCTATGCAATTTAACTATGCCTAGAGCACAACTCAAACTAAATGAAGAAGAGGGTAGTAAAAAGAAAACTAAAATGCTATCTACACCTGGAACAGAAGGATATCGAAGCATGAGTATAATCTAGAAACTAATGCATACTCAacgttattatttattatataaattattattttaaaatattaattattttaaaaataattctataaCACTCTAGCTACCCTCAACCCtaaatcaaattttataaaaagtttATCTCCTCATCGTATagttaaaaaaatcataaaaataagatCTTATATTATACCTGATGGCTAATTATTAGATACACCGATAGTATTAAAAAATAGTGCTCTCTCTCTCACATTAAAGTGAATGTATGTGCACCGAGTACACCTAATAATTTCTCATTCCTAATTGTTTAAATCAATAATGTTATTTTCTATTTTAAATAACTTTATATGGTTAAGTGAGTCTAACAATCATATAAAAATAGGATTTATCCTattgataatttataattttagattTTTGCTTCTATttcctttaataataataataataataataataattttggtGAAGTGAATTTTTTGTTTTTATAATATATAGTAGATTCTTGATGGATAAAACATAATCAGCGTAATATTAAAATGATTATAGCGTAATATTAAAATGATTATACTACAAAATCTTCTGAATTTAAGTATGTACAATGAGTTTGAATAGTGTTCGTCAAGAGGTTTGGGTGATAGTCTACTTATATGAATATTGTTAAATTTGCATTGCTTAAATATATTTCTAAAATTAGttgtttaatatttattaaaactcatATACTTATTTTGATTGGATGCATTGTCatattaataaaagaatttaatatatatacataatgATGCGTCTTTAACAGAGTATATATATTAAACTTTTAGACTTACAATCTTCACATTTCAAAAATGTTGATACTACACTTTTaccaaatataaaattatattatcttaataatttttgaaaatatcaAACACTCTCCTCATTTTAAAGACCACAATACTCAATGCATATCCCTTTTTATTctcttaataaataaaattattttaaatatcttTCAACTAAACACTTAAAACAGCTTAAAAAGACCATATAATTAACTActtatttttaagttaatttataaattaaaaaatatattttaagtaaaaATTCACTCGGTCGCAAAAGAATATTTCACttgtgaaaatatatatatatatgtgtgtgtgtagagagagagagagagagagagagagagagaagaaaaggatGCAATTTACTTCAAATGTCATGGTAGCATTTGACTCTTCTTCGTGCGGCAAACTTGGTttgaaattgcaaattttcaactATGGGTTATATAATCATTTGAAACTTTGAATGCATGTATTAACATTGTGGACCAAAAGACACAAAAGAACAACACCCAATTTAAAATCATTTGGATTTGTGAATTTCTAAGGTGAAGTAGAGGATTCTTCATGGCTTGGTTCATATAAGGAAATTTCTTTCCAAGGTCTAGACCCTAGTTACGAGAAATTGAATTTGTTGAATTTCTTGACTTCCTATAAtacaaataataattaatttctaaCCTAATACCCCAATGCCATATATCAATCAATTACTTTGCTTTCATCTTGCAATTCTATATAGACATTGTTCAAAACAAGAAGAATTCATTGTTCAGAATATAACacgatttaaaaaaataataataataatgagtaaGACTTCATGGTCAAGTAAAGGCTGCCTAGAAAGTTAGAAAGAAGAATTAGAAGCTAAAAAAATAGAGAAatcttattataattaaaaaaaaaatcctcctaTTTAGGTAGGTATGAGATGTGGAAACATATGTGCAGTTGGCATAAATATTTAATATGGTTAGGATCAGCATTGAGAAATAATTGagagtatattatataattataataacatGGGCATGTTTCATCATGCTTTGGTCCAACTAATTCCCTTCAAACTATCATGAAATATATTCAACTGCCGACTTCATACGCTCACACCACACCACACCAAAAGCCACCCCATTAATCATCCCTAATTATCACTCCTAATTCTATGTTAGCTACTAATGATCACTTCACAATTATTAGAAAaccaaaatttatatatatatatatatatatatatatatatatatatataattcctcGATCAATATCTAGACAATTAAAACTCCAGAAATTGTGAAACAATATTAAAATTTGCATATTATATAAAATAGATATTTGATTATCGTGATGCCTATTCTTAACTAATCATTTATATCACTAGAGTTTTCAAAGTTTTATAAGGGTCATAGGGAACTAAGTTCAACTGGGAGGGTATCAACTTCAAGCTAATTTGTGGGATTAATTTCATTAATAGTTCCTTAATTTAGATAGTTGTATCTGCAATGTCTCTTATAACTTCAATTTGTATCATAAAtctctctaaactttaatttgagTATTATTAAAATCTTATGATTTGCTATTACTGATTTGCAGATTAAATTAAGGctaaatttcacttattatctctCAATTTGGATAAATTTACTACAGGCATCCCTCAACTTTGATTAATTTATCTCACAAGTCAAAAAAtcctttaatataaaaataattataacacaaaataagataaatagtaatttaaaattaaatatattattttactaATATAAGAAAAAAACTATATATAATATCAACctatattaaaaaagaaaaatcatccatacttAATTACAGTTtgaatatcattaaaataaactaaatagtatatattattaatttttctaacattaaaataaaattaaaggaagATATACCTATATTTGAATGAAAAAGTAATAGAAGTAAAAGTAATATTATTAACTTTtcttgaaaaaataataaaattacattatttttaataagattaattaattgtaaatatttataaaaataatagactatttttaaaagtataattttattttaaataatttacaaataaaaaaatttagctaAGTTGAGAGATAATGAGTAAAATTTAGCTATAAATTAACTTGTAAATTGATGATAGTATATCACATATCAtcttaataatattgaaattaaaattaaaaaattttatgatacaaataaaaattaaaggacAACACTAATACAGTCACTATGTTGAGGGAATATTGATGAAATAAACTCCTAATTTGCAAAAGAATCAATGATGACCGTCTAAATATAATCCTATAGTTAATTTCTACAATTCCTGAATCCTGTTCCTATTTTTACTTTGATGCAGTGGAATAGGACCAAATTCTTGTTCAGTCCCTGACTCAGAGAGCTGCAGAACCCATAAACTAAAATTTGAGTCCTATTTAATAATATTAGTTGTTAGATGTTTAGTAGCTATTATATAATTTACTAGCTgttagatattaattattaataattatttatttatatagtgatttaaaataaaaatatttgataaaaataattattaaattaattattaaatataaaaatagtgatattattttattaattttaattaaaatattcacttaatatttaaaaaagttaaaaataataatttttcatgaattatttttttaatatttaaaaattaatataaatattatattataaaaaaatataaataagtgataatattttaattattttaatcctaataaaaatattaaacaactTAAAAAGATAAAAACGTTGCCAAATGGGGGCGTTGATGTCCGGCTCCACATGAAAGTCAGGAGTAGGACCTGTTCATAAAAGGGCAAAAGGCTTTTTACTGACTTCACACCTAGATGATACTTTTTTTTTGCCTTAATGGGTGGGCACAGTGAGGCCAGAAAGGCACACGGTAGTCCGTTTCAGGCAACTGGCAAGAGTACTAAATATTAAATATACACAAGGGGCAGGAAGCAGGCGATCAGGCAGGCAATCAATATCTAAAGCAAACCCAGCAAGGCATATCTCATGATCTCAAGTGGCCTATCTTATCTAATGCCATGAATTGACAGCCTTATCTACAGCTAACAAACCATACGTGTGGACAGgcagaaagaaaaaggaaaagaaaaagaaagaaagaaagaaagaaactcACCTGTAGCTGCAGGGTCAGGTTTACAGTCCCAAGCATGAGGCCGGTCTGGGCAGAAACACCTAAAATGGTAGGTGCTGCTATTAAACCCACATTTACCTCCACTACTTTCGCATATGCTGCAATTACTTGCTGTCCAATTCAACACGAACCCTCTTTCTAGCATCCTTTCAATTCCTTCATTCTCTCCTCTTTGCGAATCCACAGGAACCACCAATTCTTTTTCACAGACCTCTGATGCAGTACCCAGTATAGGATCGCCATCAAACATTGATAAAATTGGACCATCTTCAGTTTCGCCAGAACAATTAACCTTGTACTTTTGAAGTTCACTATTACTACCTCCTAGTAGTGTTGAGTTGCAACGAGAAAGCAAGAAGAGTTCTGTCTGATTTGGAAATAGATTGAACCGGTCATCGGGTAGTGATGTGTTTTTGAATCGATGAGGAACACAAGCGGTGTTTGTATGGAAAAACGCGGCGTTTGAGACGCGAATAATCTGGTTTTTGTAGTCGATTTTGTGGATAGTATAATTATCATCTCGTAGTCTGAGAACTGGACGGCGATTTTGACAAACGAGATTGAATCCAGGGTAACCACAGAAAGATTCTTGCTGGTCTTGAATATAGAATGGGAAGGATATAATTTGGCCATCGCCACATGTTTTGTTGATGCTGCAAGTCAAGTACTGAGGATCTACATATGCACATGTGGCCTCTCTGGCGAGGAGAAGGAAAGTGATGATAAAGAGATTAATGAATGGATAGAAGGGAATTAACAACAAGTTTTGGTTCATTTGGAGATCTTGATAGTacagtagagagagagagagagagagagagagagagagagagaggatgatatTTTTATAACGTTAGGAGAGGAGAGGAGAAGAGGGCAATATTGTAGGTTGAGTTGAGACTTCGAGAACGAGAAGAGATGGGGTTTGACTTGATAATTAACGGAAACAAGTTGATTGAGAAGGGTCGCCCCTGCAATAGTCAATGACGAAAAAGGTATCCGCCTTAAATCTTAGACTGTTGAATCTAAGCCGATGACCTTGTGGGCATGAAGTTGTGCAAGTTCACCAATAAACATTGTAATTAAAGATATTacccaaaattataatatttactatataatatatttttttattcaaaccataaatataataatattttaataaagggGTTTTTTAGTCTCATAGGTTCCCCAACTATAAAGTTGAAATCTAATATGGAAATTTATTCATTAATTTattatcaaattttcaaatcatgaataaTATTAACAAAATTTCTTACATTGTATAGTGATATGGATTGAAGTGGGAAGCTTTGGATTCAAGTACACATGGAAACATAATCATAGATAGAGTAGAAGGTAAACATAATCATAATTAAAGATAGAGTAGATGGtatcaccaaaaaaaaaaaagataagagtAGATGGTCTTCCTATTATGTGATCTTCAATGATCAGATTAGTaacttaatataaaataataaaaatttattttataattaaaaataaatagaagaTAATTGTAATAGAAAAGGGAGTTTGCATTTGAATTCTATAATAAAGAAAGTATAAGTTTTTCTTAATGTGATAAGAGAGTTTctctcaaattaaaatttatctttgCTTTTTAAATAGTGTGAAGAGCATTTATATTTCTTAAGAAAATATGATAATTGAAAcatgtaaaattttttaagtgGTGATAAACATGTAATTATGGAGATGTCACGTGATTGACATGTATAAATCTACGAAATATATTTAAGATATTAAGAGATTTGTGTCGAATGTTTAGTGCATATTTTATTTATTGAGAAATATTTTATATGACATTACTGATCAATATATTATCGATCTCCTACTTAGATAATTAGTCATTTATGAGATGCCAGCTTAGGATTAATATCTGGTATGTCCTTTGATAATGTTAAAGTCGGAGTAGAAAGACGGATTAAAATCGAAGAGATTAGAATAGAGAATACCAAATTAGATGAGGTCCTTCTCATCTTTTGTTAATAGAGTTTCAAGTTGGACACCAGTATCCTATAGGAGGCTTAAGTTCCCAATGTCCAGAATATGTCCCCGTCAATGGTCAACTGAAGGTGTTGTATACAAGAGCATGACATTTATCTTGCGCTTTACATCAGTTCCTTAACTCCCAAACTCATACACAACGTAACCAAAGGATTACtaaatattttctttttgaaaattcTGGGTGCCATCAACTAAAGGTTTCGCTCCTGCCAGGTTTAGAtgggtaggatttgctaagttttttctatttttttattaataaaattttgtttataaaaaaaatatgtattttatatattaattcatttataaatgTATTCATCGTACGAATTTCATACACAAATTAGTGAAATCACATGTTCAtttgataaaatcaaataaataaagttCGATAATGTAATAATTGATTTATATAGAATTACGTAATGAATTGAATgtcaaaaatattttattaataaaaatgacatgtacataattattgattttttattttttattttaatttcgtgCTCTTAGATATAGGATGTGATATTATTCTATTTATCTATCATGATTATTGATAAAACTAAGATTTACtttattaaaaacaaaattaccttagaatctcccataattattttattaatatgcaTTTTGTGTTTATGTTGCACTAAAAATAGCaattatatgaaaaaaatttattatacattaaaaagtaaaattttaatataatatataaatatcctTATTAATCATTTCTATAATCTAAtcgtagacaccatattttggtccgGTAAATGAATTCTTTCCGATTGACCTAATGAAAATAGCAATTAAAGTTTAATGCAATTTGTCTTTTTCTTAAGTTTTTAAGTATATGCCTAATTTTCCACTTAGTAATTaagattcaattaaatttttgtcCTGAAATTCTAATCTTTTATATATTCCTTTAAGTTTTGTTTAAGTTTAATCGAAATTCGACTTCATGGTTAAGTTCAATCTCTTTATTCTAGCTATTCGATCTCAATAAAGCTCAATTTTATATACTCATTTAAGTTTTGTTTAAGTTTTAATCGAAATTTAATCTCTTTATACTAACTATCTAATCTCAAAAAAGCTCAATTATATACTCGTTTAAGTTTCAATTCTGTTTAACTTTTAATCGAAGTTCAATAACTTTATGCTAACTATCCGATTTCAAAAAAGCTCAATTTTTATATACTCGTTTAAGTTTCAATTCTATTCAAGTTTTAATCGAAGTTCAATCTCTTTATGCTAACTATCCAATCTCAATAAAGTTCAATTTTATATACTCGTTTTCAATTCTGTTCAAGTTTTAATTGAAGTTCAATCTCTTTATGCTAATTATCCAATCTCAATAAAGCTCAATTTTATATACTCGTTTTCAATTCTGTTCAAGTTTTAATTAAAGTTCAATCTCTTTATGCTAACTATCCAATCTCAATAAAGCTCAATTTTAAATACTCGTTTTCAATTCTATTCAAGTTTTAATCAAAGTTCAATCTCTTTATACTAGCTATttgatctcaataaatttcaattttaattaagtttcAATGTTGTTTTCAAGTTTTAATCAAAGTCCAATCTTAAAATTATCTGATCTCAATAAATTTTAATGCCAAAAAGTTGGAACACGAAATGTTTAAGAACATCAATCTTAAAAGAGGTTTtatatttcaaagaaaaattacaaaGTCACTCAGCAGGCAGATCTCCCCCAATCTGAGCTTCAGTTACATCGTCAACCTCTCACTTACTCTCCCTCTCAGCCTCTACACCCGGGGCGAGCTTCTCaagccaggagaagtcttcctgaGGATAGCATTTAAGCAGTTCGGCAAGGAGATCACTGTGAGCTTGCACGTAAGCGCTAGCTTCTCTCTCAAGAGCTTCATTCTCCTTTGCCTTCAGCTCATCCTCCTTTGTCTTCAGCTCCTCTCTGAATTTCACCAAGTCAGCTGCTTGATCTGCCTGGGCATCCTTGAGCTCCTTTTGCTGACGAGCTATATGATCCTTGGAAGACTTCACCTGTTGCTCAAGTTCTCTAACCCAAGCATTGGCAGCAATCAATTGGCCTTTATAAGCAACGAGCTCATGGATCGCCTTGGACATCTCTCATCTCAAGAAATTTACCTTTTCCTTCACCATGTGTTGAGTAGCCACGACTTCTAGACTCAGGTTCATTGATTGGTTCAAGAGATCGTCAATGCTCTCTGGGGCCATCCGAGCTTTGTCCTCTGTGAAACATATTATTGTGCTAGTGACTTGGGCCAGGTTTATGTTGCCTTTGACTGTTCAATTTCTCTCTAGAGACCACACTAACACTTGGGCTCCCTAGAGTTCAATTGTCCAGATGAAATGGTTTCTCCAAACGAGCCACCCTCAGAAATAGTAGAGGTTAGCGGTTGAAGCTGAGCTTGGTCAGCAAAGGGAGTCAATCTCTCAGTTTTGGGCTCTTCAGCTCGAGTTGGAGAGGTAGTCTCTTTAacttaagcttttttttttttagctttgaGCTCCTTAGCCCTGGCAGCAGCAGCAACAGCAGTGGCTTCCTTCTTTTTTACAACTTTCTTGGCGAGCTCCCTCTTCCTCTTCTAAGTTGCCTTGTCAACCTCGCCTCCCATCATCTCTGCACACAAAAAGAAGTTAGTGAGTTCATATTAGTCATAAGATTAAGATAAAGGGGTTTTACACTTTTCGGGCCTGAGATCAGAAAGTTGAAGAAGAAAGTTCTCATGGGCGACCACATTCATCAGCCACCACTTTAGTTCAGCCACAACGACATCAGAGCATAAGTACTAGCAAGAGTTTGCTTGGCTCTTTAGCTCTTTGACCACCGCTGTCTCATCCTGATTAAGGACGATCTTCTCTTGGGGCCTCTCAGCTAAATAGTTCTAACTCTGTGGAACGCCATTGAAACCACCGGGATCTCGAGTCCATAGAATGAAAAATCAATCTtttcaattcttcagggaggaggggtGTTCGGCGAAGAGCCCATAGTTCAACTTTGCCTAGAAGAATCAGTACCCGTTATTCTTCCACCTGGTAAGGCGATGGAGCTTAGCAAACACTCTCACAGTTGGCACTAAGCCCTTAGCTCAGCATAAACCTTTGAAAGCAACCAGAGTTCACC
Above is a genomic segment from Hevea brasiliensis isolate MT/VB/25A 57/8 chromosome 17, ASM3005281v1, whole genome shotgun sequence containing:
- the LOC110672085 gene encoding LEAF RUST 10 DISEASE-RESISTANCE LOCUS RECEPTOR-LIKE PROTEIN KINASE-like 1.1 isoform X2 — its product is MARVYLLVFVFLCHLGLHSADQEMKHHPNCPPFPCGKLGEIKFPFTNSKRPPHCGLLTVEGCDNGVQKIKLERGGRWYEISSISQAEAISIDDKMFSELLNSRNCRAFKYLNLPNLPYLSFQISQNLTLFECNNKLSDHPSLLEYSGCNNSSIYYTEREILPSLPPQCSLIQLPRTQNGQDDIFTQLTANFSLEVHVHWACRRCYYRGGDCQVNSKQKFYCANAEEGNNKFRLKFGLGAGAGIGLLVILSLYFFLSYRKRKPAPSNFLSKNSYSVPSSKSDLELGGAYFGVPLFSYTELEEATSNFDSRKELGDGGFGTVYYGKLRDGREVAVKRLYEHNYRRVAQFMNEIEILTRLRHKNLVTLYGCTSRRSHDLLLVYEYVPNGTVADHLHGDRAKSSPLTWPIRMSIAIETASALVYLHASDIIHRDVKTTNILLDNNFCVKVADFGLSRLFPNDVTHVSTAPQGTPGYVDPEYHQCYQLTDKSDVYSFGVVLIELISSMPAVDINRHRHEINLANLAVNRIQKCEFDELIDPSFGYNSDEEVKTMTITVAELAFRCLQQDKEMRPTMDEVLEELKRIESAEFMENPEEIHDDNKPLSGMLPPSSPPDCDDASLLKNIRSLPSPDTVTAKWASSCSTTPNVSGKIFSVSAA
- the LOC110672085 gene encoding LEAF RUST 10 DISEASE-RESISTANCE LOCUS RECEPTOR-LIKE PROTEIN KINASE-like 1.2 isoform X3 is translated as MNQNLLLIPFYPFINLFIITFLLLAREATCAYVDPQYLTCSINKTCGDGQIISFPFYIQDQQESFCGYPGFNLVCQNRRPVLRLRDDNYTIHKIDYKNQIIRVSNAAFFHTNTACVPHRFKNTSLPDDRFNLFPNQTELFLLSRCNSTLLGGSNSELQKYKVNCSGETEDGPILSMFDGDPILGTASEVCEKELVVPVDSQRGENEGIERMLERGFVLNWTASNCSICESSGGKCGFNSSTYHFRCFCPDRPHAWDCKPDPAATGNNKFRLKFGLGADLELGGAYFGVPLFSYTELEEATSNFDSRKELGDGGFGTVYYGKLRDGREVAVKRLYEHNYRRVAQFMNEIEILTRLRHKNLVTLYGCTSRRSHDLLLVYEYVPNGTVADHLHGDRAKSSPLTWPIRMSIAIETASALVYLHASDIIHRDVKTTNILLDNNFCVKVADFGLSRLFPNDVTHVSTAPQGTPGYVDPEYHQCYQLTDKSDVYSFGVVLIELISSMPAVDINRHRHEINLANLAVNRIQKCEFDELIDPSFGYNSDEEVKTMTITVAELAFRCLQQDKEMRPTMDEVLEELKRIESAEFMENPEEIHDDNKPLSGMLPPSSPPDCDDASLLKNIRSLPSPDTVTAKWASSCSTTPNVSGKIFSVSAA
- the LOC110672085 gene encoding LEAF RUST 10 DISEASE-RESISTANCE LOCUS RECEPTOR-LIKE PROTEIN KINASE-like 1.2 isoform X1; protein product: MNQNLLLIPFYPFINLFIITFLLLAREATCAYVDPQYLTCSINKTCGDGQIISFPFYIQDQQESFCGYPGFNLVCQNRRPVLRLRDDNYTIHKIDYKNQIIRVSNAAFFHTNTACVPHRFKNTSLPDDRFNLFPNQTELFLLSRCNSTLLGGSNSELQKYKVNCSGETEDGPILSMFDGDPILGTASEVCEKELVVPVDSQRGENEGIERMLERGFVLNWTASNCSICESSGGKCGFNSSTYHFRCFCPDRPHAWDCKPDPAATGNNKFRLKFGLGAGAGIGLLVILSLYFFLSYRKRKPAPSNFLSKNSYSVPSSKSDLELGGAYFGVPLFSYTELEEATSNFDSRKELGDGGFGTVYYGKLRDGREVAVKRLYEHNYRRVAQFMNEIEILTRLRHKNLVTLYGCTSRRSHDLLLVYEYVPNGTVADHLHGDRAKSSPLTWPIRMSIAIETASALVYLHASDIIHRDVKTTNILLDNNFCVKVADFGLSRLFPNDVTHVSTAPQGTPGYVDPEYHQCYQLTDKSDVYSFGVVLIELISSMPAVDINRHRHEINLANLAVNRIQKCEFDELIDPSFGYNSDEEVKTMTITVAELAFRCLQQDKEMRPTMDEVLEELKRIESAEFMENPEEIHDDNKPLSGMLPPSSPPDCDDASLLKNIRSLPSPDTVTAKWASSCSTTPNVSGKIFSVSAA